The DNA sequence TAACTTTATACGAGGTTTCTCTTCCTgcgccttttttttattttcaacccAGTGTTAGTTAGTGTTAACAAGTTCGTCTGTTGTACGAGTTGACACACTGGAAATTCATATAGAGAGACTTTTGCGCACCGGAGTTTTCATCCCGAGTCATAGATAGAACATAGTGTACTTGTGTGCCTTCCCACTCGTAACAGCATCATCATACAGTGGAAAAAAAGTAATACAGGTAACACTTATAAAGCGTGTGTGGAATTTTTCTTTTGACATTAGAAGTAATGCGGGTAATACTTTTTTAAAcgagttttttgttttgttttttctttgacaGTAGAAGGATGAAatgtttttttgttcttttaccCTGAAGGTAAACGACTAAAGATACAAGCTAAATGATGGTTCACGAAATGACTTTCAATCCAATGAAGAGGTTTACATGACAGTGACTGTAACTGGATGAATGGATGGTTACTGTATCGTACACCTGATGAATGATTAGTGTGTGGTACACTGATGAATAGttactgtatggtacactgatgATTGAATAGTGTATGGTACACGGGTGAATGGTTGGTATATGGTACACCTAATGAATGGTATTTGTATGGCACACCGGTCAATGGTTACTGTATGGTACACACGATGTATGGTTAGTTTATGGTACACCTTTTGCTGTGATACACAAGTTATACACTCGTGTCAGGCAAGATAAATAGAAGATAAAGGAGCACATGAGTTGATGATGCTGTGAGAATTCATCAGTTCGTGAGTCACTAAGTGTAAGGTTGCTATTCTCCTTAATCACatagagacgatatatatatatatatatatatatatatatatatatatatatatatatatatatgatagatagatagatggatttaAGTTTTGGCTAGTAGTGGAGAGTGCCAGCCACAACCTGTCGTAAACCATGAATTCTTTTGAAGGACAGCAAATTAGAAAGGTGACAGACTTTTACATCGTTTGGGAAACGAATCATTAGCGTGTTTACCTCCCAACCCCAgtgcccagcctcactctcgctGTACAAACAGTGGGAGAGACAATATCCTCTTTGCTCTGACAGTATGTCAGGTAGTATCATATTAGCAGCCGGAACGTAAATTCACTTAGTTATAATCGCGTCAGGCGCTGCATGGGTCGGACGCACGACGGGTCACCAACCCTAGCATTATGCTCGCTCCTGCACTCAGCGAGGGTAGTTAGCGAGGGTGTATCTAAACACTGGTCATTCCTCcgccgtgagagagagacagagacacagacacacacacacaccggtaagGGATAATGAAGGAGGAGCGGATTAAGAGGGAGAGATATGGGTTCTTGGCTGAGTGAGGAGCCATCATCGCTGGGGACACCTACCAGGTAGTAGACGGCGAAGGGCATGacgatggaggccagcaggagaTCTGCCAGCGCGAGGGACACTATGAAGTAGTTGGTAACGGTCTGGAGCGAGCGCTCCCTGTACACGGACATAAGCACCAGGATGTTGCCGAAGACGGTGAAGACcgggaacagcagtagcagtagcgtCCAGTAGTTCCTCTGCGTGTGGATGGCGTCCTCGACGGTGCAGTTCACCGTGCAGTTCTCGGCCATGGGGTCCGTGAGGTTGGCGGTGCAGTTGTCGAACTCCAGGCAGAGGTTGACCATCATGTCTGGCACGACGGAGGTGACGGCGTTGTTCGAGGCGACGGTGGCGAGCTCCTCCTTGCCGTTCACCACGCCTCCGCCGTACTGCAGGTCcgcgggttcctcctcctcctcctcgtacttcAAATTCGGCACCTTGAGTACGGGCAGCGTCTGGGCCAGGGCCTTGAGGCCCGTGGGCACTCCAGAGGCCGCCGACAACCCCACGCCGAAGGAGGGCGGGGACGGCGCTGGGAATAATGTGGGTGACATGGCTCGTCACCCACACTACCGAGGCTGCGTGCCCTCCCCGCCGTGGGATCCAACCTGTAGAGGACGTGCTCGGGCTGGGCGTCAAGGGTTTGGCCGGTAtcagggttttctttttttttttttatttttttttagcgcGGATGATCCTCTCCCACGACTCTGGCTCGGCCAAGCGGGAGGAGAGACGTGGGGGCCAGGCGGGCGAGATGAGCGGCTCTGTGCTCGCGGCGCAACGGACACAACCTTACTGGCACTGCCTCCCTACTGGCACTGGCTCCCCACTGCCTCCAGCTGccccgcgcccgcccgcccgcccgtcccccaccctcactctctcctcctccacctcctcctcctcctccacctcctcctcacctgcgcACTCGTCACCTGCCCCTCTCATTAACCTTGCCTCGTTAACACTCACTCGATATCCTTCGTACATTAACCTTCTTGTCTAAGTCATTATCCTTCAtctatcctcccccctccccccctcattatCCGCAGGGTCATTAACCTCCCTAAGGTCACTAATTGATGCTCATCCTCTACTACTCGTTAACCTTCTATTAACCAGATTTGAACACTCAATCATAGAGCGTTAGTCTTCATTAATCTTCACCCAATAACTTTCTATCGCTGCTTCAGAAAATCTAAATCAACTCAGTACTAATTACTTCTCATTCAGCACAATTCCCTCGTTCATTTCTTTCACTTAATGACCATCATTCATCAACAAAAACTTTACTAACCTGAAATTCCTTAATTATCAAAACCAATAAACTTTACCTAAACTTTTGATTCGACAAAGGCAGTTTACAACAACGCGAGTTGCAAGGCATTGCACCAAAAACTCTTTATCATCTCATAATATCAAATTCTTCCTCCCATCATTTTCTACCCTTCTAATATATGTCATTATGATACCCATATGTTATTCACTGATACGTCACCAACTGCATCTTGACTAATGAGGTGTCTTGTGTCATTAAAAGGTTCtttcttagacacacacacacacacacacacacacattttttttttcattttcccaccTTGCCTTTCCCACCGTTCCAAAGTAAGAAAGCGTCAGAAAGATAGATAAGAACCTTCGAGGGAAAAAATCCCCgtttccctctctcctctgcttCTTCTTATGGACAGTAATAATACTGGAGGGAAGGGCTTGTAAAATGaaaaagggtgggagggggttgttcagtCCAATCGAGGAGCTTCTTGCTCCGCAGGTAACGATTGTCGACCCTTGCCAGGATTGTAAGATGTTAATACTGTGTCACTTCAGGTCTGAGTGTAACAATGTATCGTAACTAGTCTCAGAATTGCCTAACGAATAAGAGTCTTGTGTCATGCttttatagtcaacttgtcataaaggaaagagatctcctggtcttaaatcttacctggaatgtagaatgggGAATACTGAATGTTAAGTGTTAGCCAAAGTgtacccgattaatgtgcttgtcatcttgtattcttatttcttgtattatatgtagatttcaccctggtgtttgctttaatccCGTAACAATCatatagcgttatccagtgtgcataATAAATAGAATTGACGGACCTTTCCAAAAAGAATCGTAACAACAATTTCAgacgggtgtgtgtttgtgtgtgtgtgtgtgtccggtgaAGTGGTGTTGAACCCTTAGGTATGCCGGCGGTTGGTTAGTCCTTTTCGGATGATttctgtgtgggtatgtgtgttttGTCGATGTTATATTTGCCGGTGTGTGGAGAGGGTTAGGAACTATGTGAGTAAAGGTTGCtaaagtgtgaggctggggtacgGTGTCATCTTATCTTCATTTTGGGGATGATGGTACTCAGAATGGCTTGGTTAAGAGATGGTCTAGTGctggggtctagtgctgttgtatATAGAACGAAGTGCCATTGGAACCCTTATCCCTGAGGTGGTTCTGCAGAAAGAGTTATGATGAACCGAGGACCAGCTACAGTCGAGAAGACTGGAACGCCATTTGGCTAGGATCATGCCCTTGAAACAACCTCCTACTCCCCAAAAAAGGAGTCCCAACTATCCCTGCTCCCGCGTGAAGTGCAGCTTCACTTTGTGCCGGAATATGGTTCATAGATACGTTCTTGTCATGGCCTTGGTTGCTCTACCTTTGCATCTTTTGATATCCTAATCATCGTCACCATGAGCAGTATGGTCTAGAAACATGTAGGTTGTGTccatcactccttactcttctcctcTCGACGGCAGGCAAGTTTAAGGTCCTGAACCTTTCATTTTGAATCCGTTTCTTTTCATTCTGACACGATCTTTATTGTTCTTCTGCACATTCTCtaatagttctttgtgcttctgtagacTTGGTGACCAAACTTTAAGAAGTAAATTCTCGCTCTGGCATCATGTGGGATGTAAACAGCTTACTGAATATCTCCTTCGTCCACGTACATGAATGCTGCTGTTCTGGTATTTACTTGAAGTCAGTTTGTCTTTCAAGTTTTTCCAAGAAGTTCTAGTGGACAAGTTGGGTTCATTGTCTATTCCCAAGTCCCTTTTTCACCCACAGATTCCTGCAATTTCTCTCctagttaaaaaaagaaatcgcATCGAGGTCTTCTTTGgctgtgttccatcctcattactcgaCATTTGTTCGACTGAATTTTTCATCAGCCGTGCACGTCACCAGCTCatggagtttgtccaggtccctTTGTAAACTGGTGCAGTTCTTgttattccttccttccctcatgacctcgacATCTCGACAAACATATTCTGGTGATGAgttccttctggcaagtcatttaaaTACATCAGgaggagcaagtgtgtgtgtgtgtgtgtgtgtgtgtgtgtgtgtgtttctatgcgCACGTGGCTGCGGTCGTCTATGCAGTCATGTGTAACTGGACGTCGTGATAGACggacccccacccttcccccctcccttcccccttttcccgcTGGGGTCGAGACCTAGTCAAGAGACAGGGCATCATCACAAGTGTACAACCCTCTCACTGTAAGACAGAATCGGTAACTACAACTAGCAatctctcgctcacacacacacacacacacacacacacacacacacatcatgtcacccacccactcatccacacacacgcacacacacacacacacacacacacacacacacacgaacacatcatCTTCCAAGCTCCCTGCTAACTTCTACACCATCTTGAAATAATTCTATTTCTCGTGTCGGACCCGCACATCCCCCTCATCTCCAAGACTATACAAACTTTTCCCTGCTCGCCTCATCTCTGGTTCTTCTCGTAATTCCTGCAACTTGGGGAACAGTCCTCATCTCAGCCATGCGAATCGAAGTTCTTGTAAACACGTCCCGGAATATGAATGAAGAAGATCCGCTAGGAGGCGCGCCCAGGGAGAACCTTCATTAGGAAACTCCGTAATGACTACGAGGAAGGGAAATAAATGAATTGAGAAGGTCACTGTGGCGGTCTATAACTTGAAGCAGCTTATtggggggaggagatggagaaatggacggaggaggaggaggaggaagagtagcgGGTGGTGTtgttggaactctctctctctctctctctctctctctctctctctctctgtctcagtgAGCCGCCGCCACCACTTCTTTTCGGCTGTCAAACTTCACTCCCTTTCGACTCATGTGGCTGTCTTTTCTCTTGGAGCCACATCCACATGTGTGGGTTACTATTGGCCTTCAGTTCACAGACACGCAACACGGTCTCGCCCTCTTTCTCATAGGTAATGCTTAACAACgagtaactcacacgactcattcttcataatccaAGATTTCTGTGCGGTGAGGGCTACGCTTTCGCCTTGTCTTCTGGCACAAAATCGTCATCACACGAAATCAATTATGCAAGTACTCGAGGTCACCTCCCAAGTGTGAGTCGGTCTTCCAACACACACTTACGCCAGTAACGATAACCTTGTAAACTGAACCCTGCCAATAGATCTCCAAGACCCTTCTCACAAAATCACAGAGGAAAATTAGCTTAACGTACACAAAATGCTCGGAGGATCATACCAAAACAAACCGAGCTGCTATCATACGCTGTCACGGAGAAACAGAACAACACTGCAGTCTCAGCAACGAggataaactctgagaataaacatttACTCGCTGGATTAACAGTACCTGAATGCAGACTGTCAACAAGAGATTGTCTGCAGAAGGAAGAAGGTGCGCTCTTAGTTCGTGTTGCAAGTGCAGGATAAAACGCTTGGTACTTATGATTCGCTTTACACCGATACTGCTGTCGATAGATAGGATTAAACTGCATTCAGGCGTCAAATATCTATAGACTTCCTAAACAAAAGCTAGAAAAGGACTCAATGCTTCTACAAAGAAACAGAATTTCACATAAACAATATGAAAGTCATAATTGTACGCGACTTTAAGAATTCAGGTGTACACTGGAATACTTTGATAGAAGATAAAGAGAGGAATAGATAGATTAACTTCATTTATCTTCTTCTTGGTCGGTTCATCTATAAACCGACCAGAGGCCACAATATCCCTGATCTTGTCCTCGCCAGCGACAGAGAACTGGACAACAGTGCAAACAAATATTAAGCTATGTACCTTTGAGATAGGAATACTATACACGACTACCAGATATTTGGAATTACGCTGTCTaatgtacatgaaaaaaaaaaaaatcttggagttTTTAACAGTAATAATCTGATGCATGATTAACAGTGTCTAGTAGCAAATGAAATGGAAACGGATGCTAAATTTCAGATCGACTACAAAACACCAGCAATACTTCTGAGCATAACTAATGCATCACATATTAGATATGGAAATCAGTTCTGGCAGCAATTACTCGAAGGACGTGGAAATAatggaacaagtacaaagactgGCAACAAAACTGAATCCATCTCAGAGAAACATAGTTCCTGAAGTGATGCTAAGACTCGATCTCTTGTTTCTTAAGAACCGAATCCTACCTCATAAAACTGTCACAAATCTTTTTAAATTTCTGATAAATTCGACACGTATATTACGAAAATCAGTTTCAAATAACAGATAACTCAGTTACCAGGACGGATAGCATGAAACTTTAAGGTAAACGATATAACACAGACGTGGGAAAAAGTTTATATGCAAATAGGTATGTTGAAAATAAGAATGAATTACCGTCAAACGTAATCAGTGTACAGGTTGTAGATGTCCTTAAAAAATCGGTCAGTCATGTTTCTCACgagcaccaggaaaagaaaatatacatatacattagttTATTTTTCCCGTCCCCAGACACCAAAGTGGATATTGGAGTGCAGTAGAGGATGCGGTACCGTCATATGAATTTTCTAAGTAGGAATTTTCTTTACGTTCTATCCTGTTCACTTCCATGCTGGCATTACTTCTCAAATATATGGTGGTTCCAGGTTCAAAACACAGAAAACGTAGACATGAGATAACGGGTCCTCTTTTGTTTGCCATTCCTATGTACtctcccatgttctctctctctctctctctctctctctctctctctctctctctctctctctctctctctcgcctccccaTTATTGGTTCACACTTCGGTGATGAGGCGTATgatgagagtatgagtgaggttAAAGACGATGGTCTTAAAGGGATATATtctagtgattatgatgatgttataTGTTCCCCCGCCCCACGATTCTCACAACGTACCCAattatctttatctcttcctttcctcaaattacTAATAAActcctgttattattattactataattattattattagtatcattatcattattattatcatcattattattattagtgttatcattattatcattactatcatcattgttattatcatcattattactattattattctattattatcattatcattattattgttattattattattatcattatcattattattgttattattttcattatcaatgttataattatcatcttgatattatcatcttgattattgttatttttgttattatcatttctatcattattattattattattattattactattattattataatgattattattattattatcatcatcatcaattattgTTTCATTCATACTTTCACGATAGTTCCTCATTTTTTCCTCGTACGTGTCTCAAATATACTTGACCAGTTTCAAAAGGTCGAGCCTTGAATGACCAGTTATTTTCTATGGCTTCACCTGATCATATTCGTAATATCTTCTTCCCAGTTTCGCATGAATCAATGGAGATATATTGTCCAGACTCAGTCAGGCTTAATATAGTCCACATCAGTTCAGCTTCGATCTAATAGTATTGCGAGTGATGGGGCATCGACTCGTTATGCCTCGCTGAACTGCACACTCTTCTTTTTATCTCTCGTATCTGTAGAAAACAAACACATAAATCCCTCGACAGGACAATATAGCGATTTCACCTCAAGGCTGACTGGGGGATTAATTTCCCCGAGGGATTAATCCTTATGAGTGAATTTCGTTTTTCTTTCTCAAGATACGGgattttgtttcatatatatatatatatatatatatatatatatatatatatatatatatatatatatatatatctatttttatattatttttttattatactttgtcgctgtctcccgcgtttgcgaggtagcgcaaggaaacagacgaaagaaatggcccaacccccccccatacacatgtatatacatacgtccacacacgcaaatatacatacctacacagccttccatggttttccccagacgcttcacatgccctgattcaatccactgacagcacgtcaaccccggtataccacatcgctccaattcactctattccttgccctcctttcaccctcctgcatgttcaggcccgatcacacaaaatcttttcactccatctttccacctccactttggtctccctcttctcctcgttcctccacctccgacacatatattctcttggtcaatctttcctcactcattctctccatgtgcccgaaccatttcaaaacaccctcttctgctctctcaaccacgtctttATTGCATCGACTTATCCTGCTGAACCCACTTCTTACCTCGACAAAACAAATCCACACAGGACAATTAGTTCCTCAACATATTATTTCCGAGATATCCGAATTCCTTCAATACGATTTTTTTCCACAACAAATAATTATATAGGTCCTGCCTGATATCGGCATTAGCAAATTGTTGGATcgttactattccttcaaacataccaacttCTTTGCTTTCACTgacagataatgttctcgcacttccaccattcttcaagcccccagaTATTTTCCCCACCCTACCTAGATCCACTCCGCTTCAATTCCACCCGCCAATCACATCCCAGACTTTGAACCTCACCACTCCAGTTTCCATTAACTACTCATTGACTGACCCTAACCCTACAGCACCAATTTACAACTCACACACTTCTCACACACGAACAACCTCAGGTAACCCACTCTCACCCCCAGCCAGTTTCATTAAAACCACCTCCACCCCGAAACCCACCATTTTTCCTCATCCAAACCTAAATGTAATCAAACTCCACGACCAACCCCTTTTCAACCTCAAATGCTCAAAATCAAGATTAACTAATAACATTATCAATGAGATAACTAAGACTTGTTCCAGAAACCTCATCCTACAACACCCACAAactcaaaacacacacccaccacatatccacacaaccatacaacgACACCAACCACACCTCACAAAAGAATACCTCAACCACTACAAAACTCAACCCACATACCTCAAGACACCGCTACAATCCATAACTACGCATAAACTCACCAATCCCTATGCCGCAACCGAACTACACTCCTGCAATAAAATACAAGGAACGTAAACTTGAGAAACGAGGGAATGGCAAAGGCGTATAATTGCTGGTCTTTCTTCGTACGTCCCACAAAGAACAAATATCTGTTAGCgtcctacataaaaaaaaaagaaagaacactgAAGACGAGACAGATCGTATATTTGTTGTCTCCTTTATTTACCCTTTTTATTTGTTCTATTCAATAATGGTGAagagtgaaacaaaaaaaaaaaaaaagaatgcgtcTTGCTCTATTTGCTgtagcaaaagaaaaataaaatctgtTCTTGTTTTTACTTCgttgtgggagatgggcaggagCTAAGGCAATCTAATCACACCAATGGATTGTCTATTGTTACAAATAGAATTAATTAGAGGATTGGATTGTCtatagtcaaaaaaaaaagaaaaagatatatttttgatCATTAAGAGATATTGAAAAGTCAGTGTGTAATTTGAATCACGTTACATAGTCGTACAGGGGAAATACGCAATTCCTTTAAACGAAAGGGAGTATAGCGTTATAGAAATAGAGAACGCCTTTAACGAAGCTACTCCGTATAGCGTCAGATAGGGGAAAATTCGGTACTCCTTATAACCCAATTCCATTACGGCTTCGTAGAGGGAAATAACTGGATTCCTATAACGAAATTACACAAATCATCACAGAGGGATACACGAAACGAATTTCGACaagaattgtttatatatatatatatatatatatatatatatatatatatatatatatatatatatatgtacaccagtAATTATGATCGATGtattaagtaaaagaaaaatcaaattgTAGAAAACTTCAACTCAGTCTAGTGAATATAGTCTTTCTCTTTCCTCACTACaactcactatcatgttcactgtTGATCGTGACACCACTAAACGCATCTTCACTTCACACTCAGTAAACCCAaactcactttcccctctccataGACGCACCTCCACTTCACCCTTGATAAACCCAAACTCACTTTCCCCCCCACGTAAACGCACCTTCACTTCACCCCATATAAACTCCAAACTCACCTTCCCCACTCCATAAACCTATCTTCACTTCACCCTTTATAAACTCTTAACTCACTtttccccgccacacacaaacgCCTCTTCACTTCACCATCCGCTAAAGTACTTTGACCTCCACGAACCCCTTCTCCTGACCTACATCATTGACAGCAgtagcccttgacctgacccaaggTTATTATATAAATGTATCTTCAGTCTGCCTGAGGTAGTTTCCTaatttttggaaagaaaaatcaaaatgaagaaagaattaaAAGAATAATACATTTTCTTCCGTCCTACGTGgggagacgtgtatatatacaaatgtactgaTGTAGTATGTAATTTCAATGTATTTTTTCTAATATCTTATTTACACCTCCTTTGATATCTTTCTGCACaccttttcataatttttcttacACACCTTTTCATAATATCTTTTACACACCTTTTCTTAATATCTTTTACACACCTTTTCTTAATATCTTTTACACACCTTTTCTTAATATCTTTTACACACCTTTTCTTGATATCTTTTACACACCTTTTCTTGatatctttcacacaccttttcttgatatctttcacacaccttttcttaatatctttcacacaccttttctTGATATCTTTTACACACATTTTGTAATGTCTCTGATACACctcttttgatatcttttatacacctctttttgatatcttttacaaACTTTATCTAATATCTTTTGCACACCATTTTAGATACCTTTTACACCCCAATTGATATCTTgagcacactttttttttaatatctcaTACGGTCTTAATTATAACTCATACAGTCTTATGATACATGTTACACACCTATTTTGATATCCTTTACACAACTTCTTTACATGTCttttatacactttttttttataatggttTTACATAACCTTTCCTAGTATTCTGTATACATCTCTATGACGCCCACGCTTGATACAAACTATGTTTGCAAACAATGTTCCACGCCCTCAGGGCAAAACTGTCACTATGTACACTCAATCAAATTAGTTAGGGGGACAACAGAAACGTGTGGCCAAGTGTTAAACAGAGTCTGTTAACAGAACTCCCTGTGTTAGGACTTGTGTTAGATGTCTGTTAACAGAGCTCCCTGTGTTAGGACTTTGTTTTAGATGTATGCTAACAGAGTTCCCTGTGTTAGGACTTGTGTTAGATGTCTGTTTACTGAGCTCCCTGTGTTAGGACCTTAGTGTATGTTAACAGAGTTCCCTGTGTTAGGACTTGTGTTAGATGTCTGTTAACAGAGCTCCCTGTGTTAGGACCTGAGTTAGAGTATGTTAACAGAGCTCCCTGGGTTAGGACTTGTGTTAGAGTCTGTTAACAGAGCTCCCTGTGTTAGGACTTGTGTTAGATGTCTGTTAACAGAGTTCCCTGTGTTAGGACTTGTGTTAGATGTCTGTTAACAGAGTTCCCTGTGTTAGGACTTGTGTTAGATGTCTGTTTACTGAGCTCCCTGGGTTTAGGTCCTGCGTTAGAGTCTGTTAACAGAGTTCCCTGTGTTAGGACTCGTGTTAAACAGAGTCTGTTAACAGAGCTCCCTGTGTTAGGACGTCTGTTGAGGTTTGTTTCCGCTGTGTATCTTTAGTCTGTGTTACCGGCCCTCGTCTGGATACAAAAGCTTATCTGTTATGTTAGATTAAGCTGCATgtgttttatctctctctctctctctctctctctctctctctct is a window from the Panulirus ornatus isolate Po-2019 chromosome 3, ASM3632096v1, whole genome shotgun sequence genome containing:
- the LOC139759653 gene encoding uncharacterized protein, with the protein product MSPTLFPAPSPPSFGVGLSAASGVPTGLKALAQTLPVLKVPNLKYEEEEEEPADLQYGGGVVNGKEELATVASNNAVTSVVPDMMVNLCLEFDNCTANLTDPMAENCTVNCTVEDAIHTQRNYWTLLLLLFPVFTVFGNILVLMSVYRERSLQTVTNYFIVSLALADLLLASIVMPFAVYYLVGVPSDDGSSLSQEPISLPLNPLLLHYPLPVCVCVCVSVSLSRRRNDQCLDTPSLTTLAECRSEHNARVGDPSCVRPMQRLTRL